One Flavobacterium sp. 90 DNA segment encodes these proteins:
- a CDS encoding M1 family aminopeptidase — protein MFSKLLRFEWHNNTRNWSFYATFLVYLIFGFFVSAFANFSFSGAYKNSPYVLTYAIGLISLTTIFSITLQVAQNFLKEYETKFDSIIFTTPIFKFHYLGSKFIAAFGIAIVSFGMFIIGMMIGHLMPWLSKDEIGPFSFLNYFWPYLVLVIPNILLCLSVLTTLAWLTRSKLFIYVGGFMVYILYIAGSLFSNSPIFANASPSSAAAMSLAAKVDPFGLAAFLEQTRYFTSIEKNTNLLDLSGNFLFNRILWLSVSVLLILVSYRFFSFRKTKTKKVKPIKVLKTEHISFSTEVPKNIEFRTLKHNLLVLKSYIKMDVSLILKGIPFLLIALLFSGLLSIEISDEIDGGIRLSQNIANTALMISTIMDRLPFILILILLFYSNELINRSESSRFEMLENTTPYQQTVVLLSKIISLFTIPLLIIALSILIGCAFQIAHANAPIEFGLYLSLFFYLGLPILLISILVVFIQTLIPNKYLGLSAATIITILISTGIGEQLGISHPLLRFGDSFKREYFDLNGFGKYTFAFDVSMLYNFGLALILLILTGILWKRNTSVLKSFRRHSFNSIQKMVFTFGILLFIGFGSYLFYKTNIEYPYITEEDQNNWSEQYELQFKKYIDLPQPTITSVKSNVDLFPSENRYEVKGAYELINNAEKPIDSLLLYIDRNSKLTSIEIPNAKKLNDVSAFNHYWYKLEKPLQPHQKMKISFSFESTWSPFKGHTSFNSIIENGSFMRISRYYPYFGYQDSNEIESEKERLKRHLPAQTPLKKLEDKSIVPQNFIDYETVVSTSQNQTAIGVGDLIGKWKKGNRNYFHYKSNGKIPFRFAVSSAVYKIQKTVYKGITVEVYYDSRHSRNVAKLIKDIENTLDYCQNNFGKYPYKTIRYAEISAFVNGFAATSYPSTVFMKENFGFYSDLNHKDKEDVINQLTAHELSHEWWGNSQISPEQKEGSWILTETLAQYTELMLYEKEHGLEKALETLKIHLDLYLSSRSYDPETPLYKTNYDTPHLPYDKGMLVMHQLRMLIGVEKVNLALSNFLSHYKYPNQTPDSEDLLKEIYSVTDQKLHYKLDEMFKQIITYSSNIVSVESQKKNGFYEVSFKVNSEKYSENSTGKRKLIANDSIIDIGVYDENGKLVSYPFSIKNNQVEGKIKLKTKPQRIIVDPYLKNIDTFYKDNEKEIN, from the coding sequence ATGTTTTCAAAGTTATTACGATTTGAATGGCATAACAATACCAGAAACTGGAGCTTTTATGCCACATTTTTAGTTTATTTGATCTTTGGATTTTTTGTAAGCGCTTTTGCTAATTTCTCTTTTTCGGGTGCTTATAAAAATAGTCCTTATGTTTTGACATATGCCATTGGGCTGATTTCGTTAACTACGATATTTTCGATCACGCTTCAGGTGGCGCAAAATTTCCTTAAGGAATATGAAACTAAATTTGACTCGATCATTTTTACGACGCCAATTTTTAAGTTTCATTATTTAGGAAGTAAGTTTATTGCTGCTTTTGGAATTGCAATTGTTTCTTTCGGTATGTTTATAATCGGGATGATGATTGGTCATTTGATGCCTTGGTTGTCAAAAGATGAAATTGGACCGTTTTCGTTTTTGAATTATTTTTGGCCGTATTTGGTTTTGGTAATTCCTAATATACTGTTGTGCCTTTCTGTTTTGACAACTTTGGCGTGGTTAACCAGAAGCAAACTCTTTATATATGTAGGCGGTTTTATGGTTTACATTTTATATATCGCGGGTTCGTTGTTCTCTAACTCCCCTATTTTTGCCAATGCTTCGCCTTCGTCAGCGGCTGCAATGTCGCTTGCTGCAAAAGTTGATCCGTTTGGGTTAGCGGCTTTTCTGGAACAAACGAGATACTTTACTTCTATCGAAAAAAATACTAATCTTCTGGATTTATCGGGCAATTTTCTATTTAATAGAATTCTTTGGCTGAGTGTTTCTGTTCTATTAATTCTGGTTTCTTATCGTTTCTTCTCTTTTAGAAAAACAAAAACTAAAAAGGTTAAACCAATTAAAGTTCTAAAAACTGAACACATTTCTTTTTCTACGGAAGTACCCAAAAATATTGAATTCAGAACTTTGAAACATAATTTATTGGTTCTGAAAAGTTACATCAAAATGGATGTTTCACTGATTTTGAAAGGAATTCCGTTTTTGTTAATTGCGCTTTTATTCTCGGGATTACTATCTATTGAAATTTCAGATGAGATTGATGGCGGAATTAGATTGTCTCAAAACATTGCTAATACAGCTTTGATGATTAGCACGATTATGGATCGTTTGCCTTTTATTCTGATTTTAATTCTGCTCTTTTATAGTAATGAATTGATCAACCGAAGCGAAAGTTCCCGATTTGAAATGCTGGAAAATACAACGCCTTATCAGCAAACCGTCGTTTTACTCTCAAAAATCATTTCTCTTTTTACGATTCCGCTTCTTATAATTGCTTTGAGCATTTTAATTGGTTGTGCTTTTCAAATCGCTCATGCGAATGCTCCAATAGAATTTGGGCTTTATCTTTCGTTATTTTTTTATCTGGGTTTGCCTATTTTATTGATTTCGATTTTAGTTGTTTTTATTCAGACGCTTATTCCTAATAAATATCTGGGACTTTCAGCTGCAACCATTATTACGATTTTAATAAGTACCGGAATTGGTGAACAATTAGGAATTTCTCATCCTTTATTGAGATTTGGAGATTCTTTTAAAAGAGAATATTTTGATTTGAATGGTTTCGGGAAATATACTTTTGCATTTGATGTTTCAATGTTATACAATTTCGGATTGGCTTTGATTCTACTAATATTGACGGGAATTTTATGGAAACGAAATACTTCTGTTCTAAAATCATTCCGAAGACATTCGTTTAATTCGATTCAAAAAATGGTTTTTACTTTCGGAATTCTTCTTTTTATTGGCTTTGGAAGTTACCTTTTTTACAAAACCAATATTGAATATCCATATATTACTGAAGAAGATCAAAACAATTGGAGTGAACAATATGAGTTGCAATTCAAAAAATATATTGATTTACCGCAACCTACGATAACTTCTGTAAAAAGTAATGTAGATTTATTTCCGTCAGAAAATCGATATGAGGTAAAAGGAGCGTATGAATTAATCAATAATGCCGAAAAACCAATTGATAGTTTACTCCTATATATAGATCGGAATTCGAAACTAACTTCAATTGAAATTCCGAATGCTAAAAAATTAAATGATGTTTCTGCATTCAATCATTATTGGTATAAATTAGAAAAGCCTCTACAACCGCATCAGAAAATGAAAATTTCGTTTTCGTTTGAATCAACCTGGTCGCCATTTAAAGGTCATACATCTTTTAATTCGATTATAGAAAATGGTTCTTTTATGCGCATAAGCCGTTATTATCCTTATTTTGGTTATCAGGATTCTAACGAAATTGAAAGTGAAAAAGAACGTTTAAAAAGACATTTACCGGCACAAACTCCGCTAAAAAAACTGGAAGATAAATCAATAGTACCGCAAAATTTTATTGATTACGAAACTGTTGTTTCTACTTCTCAGAATCAAACCGCAATTGGGGTTGGCGATTTAATTGGAAAATGGAAAAAAGGCAATCGCAATTATTTTCATTATAAATCAAATGGAAAAATTCCGTTTCGATTTGCTGTATCTTCAGCTGTTTATAAAATTCAAAAAACAGTTTACAAAGGGATTACCGTTGAAGTTTATTATGATTCAAGACATTCGAGAAATGTTGCAAAATTGATAAAAGACATAGAAAACACACTGGATTATTGCCAAAACAACTTTGGTAAATATCCGTATAAAACGATTCGATATGCCGAAATTTCTGCTTTCGTTAATGGTTTTGCCGCGACTTCTTACCCTTCTACGGTTTTTATGAAAGAGAATTTTGGTTTTTATAGTGACTTAAATCATAAGGATAAGGAAGATGTGATTAACCAATTGACAGCGCATGAATTGTCGCACGAATGGTGGGGAAATTCTCAAATTAGTCCGGAACAAAAAGAAGGAAGCTGGATTTTGACCGAAACTCTGGCACAATACACGGAATTGATGCTTTATGAAAAAGAACATGGATTGGAAAAAGCATTGGAAACTTTAAAAATTCATCTTGATTTGTATTTGAGCAGCCGAAGCTACGATCCTGAAACGCCTCTTTATAAAACGAATTATGATACGCCGCATCTACCTTATGATAAAGGAATGCTTGTAATGCATCAATTGAGAATGCTAATTGGAGTAGAAAAAGTAAATCTTGCTTTAAGTAATTTTCTAAGTCATTATAAATATCCAAACCAAACACCGGATTCTGAAGATTTATTGAAAGAGATTTATTCGGTTACAGATCAAAAACTGCATTATAAATTAGATGAAATGTTCAAGCAAATTATTACGTATTCCTCTAATATAGTTTCAGTTGAAAGTCAAAAGAAGAATGGTTTTTATGAAGTTTCTTTTAAAGTGAATTCTGAAAAATACTCTGAGAATTCAACCGGAAAACGAAAACTGATTGCAAACGATTCAATAATAGATATTGGTGTTTATGATGAAAACGGAAAATTAGTTTCTTATCCTTTTTCAATTAAAAATAATCAGGTTGAAGGAAAAATTAAACTCAAAACCAAACCTCAACGCATTATTGTTGATCCGTATTTAAAGAATATAGACACTTTTTATAAGGATAACGAAAAGGAAATCAATTAG
- a CDS encoding LLM class flavin-dependent oxidoreductase — MKNPISVSLLELAIITQDSNAAETFQKTKDIAQLADQLDYKRFWLAEHHNMAHVASSATVVLIGFIASHTKKIRVGSGGIMLPNHSPLIVAEQFGTLETLYPNRIDLGLGRAPGTDQPTAEAIRKDFFEQAQRFPANVSKLQDYFSIENATAKVRAFPAEGTSVPIWILGSSMESAALAAAYGLPYAFAGHFAPRQMIQAFEFYRENFQASDVLDKPKTMACVNIVAADTNEEAEFLSTSLYQMFLNLIRNDRKGLQPPVPSLDDIMGEEERFHVNQMTACTFTGNKEQLIVDLKKFIDYSRIDELMVTSPIFDHQTKLKSIEITKQVIDSLN, encoded by the coding sequence ATGAAAAACCCAATTTCAGTCTCTCTATTAGAGCTCGCTATCATCACTCAGGATAGCAACGCAGCCGAAACATTTCAAAAAACAAAAGACATAGCGCAACTCGCAGATCAACTAGATTACAAGCGTTTTTGGTTGGCAGAACATCATAACATGGCACACGTTGCCAGTTCAGCAACTGTAGTATTGATTGGTTTTATCGCCAGTCATACAAAAAAGATTCGTGTAGGTTCAGGCGGGATCATGTTGCCAAATCATTCTCCTTTAATAGTAGCCGAGCAATTCGGAACCTTAGAAACGCTTTACCCAAACCGAATCGACTTGGGGTTAGGAAGAGCGCCGGGAACAGATCAGCCAACAGCCGAAGCCATTAGAAAAGATTTTTTTGAACAAGCACAGCGTTTTCCTGCAAACGTAAGCAAGCTTCAGGATTATTTTTCGATCGAAAATGCAACCGCCAAAGTCCGCGCATTCCCAGCCGAAGGTACAAGTGTTCCCATCTGGATTCTGGGTTCAAGCATGGAAAGTGCCGCTCTTGCCGCAGCCTATGGTTTACCGTATGCCTTTGCTGGACATTTTGCACCACGCCAAATGATTCAAGCTTTTGAGTTCTATCGCGAGAATTTCCAGGCATCAGATGTCTTGGATAAACCCAAAACAATGGCCTGTGTAAATATCGTAGCAGCAGACACAAACGAAGAAGCTGAATTTTTATCGACGAGCTTATATCAAATGTTTCTCAACTTGATTCGTAATGATCGCAAAGGCTTGCAGCCGCCAGTTCCATCTCTGGACGATATCATGGGCGAAGAAGAGCGTTTCCATGTAAATCAAATGACTGCATGTACCTTTACAGGAAACAAAGAACAGTTGATAGTAGACCTAAAAAAGTTCATTGATTATTCAAGAATTGATGAATTAATGGTAACCAGTCCAATCTTCGATCATCAAACAAAACTAAAAAGTATCGAAATCACCAAACAAGTAATTGACAGTTTAAATTAG
- a CDS encoding OmpA family protein gives MKKRITILVLLAMQIIYSQTKNKTADALFDKMYYIEAAKSYELSIKNGDFSKEILQRIGDAHYFNTQMTSASKWYGKLLADYPNDVPAEYYFRYAQSLQGIQNYDLAKKWMKSFSEKQKSTDSKAQNFSLKTITLEDINKIKPQFILENLEINSAYSDFGPMFYKGDLVYSTTVDSSYLKTAKYGWNDQPYLNMQLGKISTTQTNVTFKERFGKEITTQFHEACVAFSPDEKTIYFTRNNYNGKLKRDSKGINNLKIYSAKAIENSNGIVRWENVKELPFNNDNYSVGQPSVSKDGKKLYFVSDMPGTLGSTDIFVVDILGEDQYSNPKNLGEKINTTGREMFPFITDKALYFSSDGFLGLGGLDVFESRLNDGIFDSPNNLGAPLNSNRDDFGYIVNEDTNKGFVCSNRKTGKGDDDIYSFERSCTQSIEGYIYDAISDNKIAGAIVTLKNSENQKVDETVSKIDGKFEFSENINCNTPYTIEAAKENFTTSAKAIVTPQNSGITQVPIGLDPSLIERKDGLLKIKIGIIFFDLNKSDVRYDAAIELNKVVLLMSQYPSVVIKIESHTDSRANDQYNLELSDRRAKATKEYIISQGIPSERIQSAVGYGETQLINNCSNGVPCTEAQHQINRRSEFIITKM, from the coding sequence ATGAAAAAAAGAATTACTATACTGGTATTACTGGCAATGCAAATAATTTATTCGCAAACCAAAAACAAAACAGCCGACGCTCTATTTGATAAAATGTATTATATAGAAGCAGCAAAATCGTATGAATTGTCAATAAAAAATGGAGACTTTTCTAAAGAAATCTTGCAGCGCATTGGAGATGCACATTATTTTAATACACAAATGACCAGTGCCAGTAAATGGTACGGAAAATTACTTGCCGATTATCCAAACGATGTTCCGGCAGAATACTATTTTAGATATGCCCAATCTTTACAAGGAATTCAAAATTATGATTTGGCGAAAAAATGGATGAAAAGCTTTTCTGAAAAACAAAAATCAACAGATTCCAAAGCCCAGAATTTTTCCCTTAAAACCATAACACTTGAAGATATTAATAAAATCAAACCACAATTTATACTCGAAAATCTCGAAATCAATTCAGCTTATTCAGACTTTGGTCCAATGTTTTACAAAGGAGATTTGGTTTATTCTACAACGGTAGATTCTTCCTATTTAAAAACAGCAAAATACGGCTGGAACGATCAACCTTATTTAAACATGCAATTAGGAAAAATAAGTACAACACAGACCAATGTTACTTTTAAAGAACGTTTTGGAAAAGAAATTACAACCCAATTTCACGAAGCATGCGTCGCTTTTTCGCCAGATGAAAAAACAATTTATTTTACTCGAAATAATTATAATGGAAAATTAAAAAGAGACAGCAAAGGCATTAATAACCTGAAAATATACTCTGCGAAAGCCATAGAAAATAGCAACGGAATCGTTCGATGGGAAAACGTAAAAGAACTTCCGTTTAACAACGACAATTATTCTGTTGGACAGCCTTCTGTAAGCAAAGACGGGAAAAAATTATATTTCGTTTCAGATATGCCAGGAACACTGGGATCGACAGATATTTTTGTTGTAGATATTTTAGGCGAAGATCAATATTCTAATCCTAAGAATTTAGGCGAAAAAATAAATACCACCGGACGTGAAATGTTTCCGTTTATAACTGATAAAGCTTTGTATTTTTCCTCAGATGGATTTTTGGGGTTGGGTGGACTCGATGTTTTCGAAAGCCGATTAAATGACGGAATCTTCGATTCGCCAAATAATCTTGGTGCACCATTAAACAGTAACAGAGATGATTTTGGTTATATCGTAAACGAAGACACCAATAAAGGTTTTGTATGTTCAAATAGAAAAACAGGAAAAGGTGATGACGATATTTATTCTTTCGAAAGAAGCTGCACACAATCTATAGAAGGTTATATTTATGACGCTATATCAGATAACAAAATTGCCGGAGCTATTGTAACACTTAAAAACAGTGAGAATCAAAAAGTTGACGAAACCGTTTCAAAAATAGATGGAAAATTTGAGTTCAGTGAAAACATCAATTGTAATACACCTTACACGATTGAAGCTGCAAAAGAGAATTTTACCACAAGCGCCAAAGCCATTGTTACTCCCCAAAATTCAGGAATAACCCAAGTTCCAATTGGTCTTGATCCATCGCTGATAGAACGAAAAGATGGTTTACTAAAAATAAAAATTGGCATCATCTTCTTTGATCTCAATAAATCAGACGTTCGTTATGACGCTGCAATCGAATTAAACAAAGTGGTTTTATTAATGAGTCAATATCCAAGTGTAGTCATTAAAATTGAATCACATACAGATTCTAGAGCTAACGACCAATACAATCTTGAACTTTCCGACCGACGCGCAAAAGCAACTAAAGAATATATCATTTCGCAAGGAATTCCTTCTGAAAGAATCCAAAGTGCAGTTGGTTATGGTGAAACACAACTCATAAATAACTGCTCAAACGGGGTTCCTTGTACCGAAGCTCAACATCAAATAAACAGACGAAGCGAGTTCATTATTACCAAAATGTAA
- a CDS encoding DUF2975 domain-containing protein, producing MKTTHIVSKILFYVTRFLAVVYFTLAFYSLLTLITGFSLNFKDNGKYFQICYPFTDHPLMLGDYNLPYIIFEFLSPLSLYGLFFLLISNVFKIFFQPKLFTQNGINHLRQFYLTNLILPSLVIFLASFFVSLDNEVSIFIVLHFMLGVFAYFLAAIFKQGLNLQNEQDLFI from the coding sequence ATGAAAACCACTCACATTGTTTCGAAAATCTTATTTTATGTTACGCGCTTTCTGGCTGTTGTATATTTTACATTAGCATTCTATTCTTTGTTAACTCTGATTACGGGATTTTCATTGAATTTTAAAGATAACGGAAAATATTTTCAGATTTGCTATCCGTTTACCGATCATCCGCTTATGCTTGGCGATTATAATCTTCCTTATATTATTTTTGAGTTTTTGTCTCCTTTGAGTCTTTATGGTCTTTTCTTTTTATTGATCAGTAATGTTTTTAAGATATTTTTTCAGCCTAAATTATTTACTCAAAACGGGATTAATCATTTGAGGCAATTTTATCTAACCAATTTAATTTTACCAAGCCTTGTTATATTTTTAGCTTCTTTCTTTGTTTCGCTTGACAATGAGGTTAGCATTTTTATTGTACTACATTTTATGCTGGGCGTTTTTGCTTACTTTTTAGCTGCTATTTTTAAACAGGGATTGAACCTTCAGAACGAACAAGACTTATTTATATAA
- a CDS encoding type IX secretion system membrane protein PorP/SprF, translated as MMKNINKIFKIITMLSVFGVAAQQDPQYTQYMYNTLSVNSAYAGSLGHLAITGIYRTQWVGLEGAPNTQSFTLDTPVAKNVGLGLSIVSEEIGPTEEQYIDANFSYTIQSGQTHKLSFGIKGGGRVINIDWTKGSHREPDVQFRENITNKFLPVVGAGLYWHGERDYIGVAIPNFMTRERYNYDDIADDLVNERMHVYLIGGIVFDLSAHTKFKPAALVKYVAGAPLIADFSANFMFNNAFTLGASYRTGDSVSAMASLQITPQFLVAYAYDYTTTELQTYNSGTHEIMLRFELVSRKKGLKSPRFF; from the coding sequence ATGATGAAAAATATAAATAAGATTTTCAAAATCATTACGATGCTTTCTGTATTTGGTGTTGCAGCACAGCAAGATCCGCAATACACGCAATATATGTATAATACACTAAGTGTAAACTCTGCTTATGCCGGCTCCTTAGGGCATTTGGCCATAACCGGAATATATAGAACACAATGGGTTGGTCTTGAAGGAGCACCAAACACACAATCGTTCACCTTAGATACACCAGTTGCAAAAAACGTTGGTTTAGGTTTATCAATAGTCAGTGAAGAAATAGGCCCAACTGAAGAACAATATATAGATGCTAATTTCTCGTATACAATACAATCCGGACAAACACATAAATTGTCTTTTGGTATAAAAGGAGGAGGAAGAGTTATCAATATCGATTGGACAAAAGGAAGCCATAGAGAGCCAGACGTTCAATTTCGCGAAAATATTACAAATAAATTTCTACCAGTCGTTGGTGCAGGTTTGTATTGGCATGGTGAAAGAGATTACATCGGAGTAGCCATCCCTAATTTTATGACCCGAGAAAGATATAATTATGATGATATTGCCGATGATCTTGTAAACGAAAGAATGCACGTTTACTTAATTGGAGGAATCGTTTTTGATCTTTCGGCACACACAAAATTTAAACCCGCTGCTTTAGTAAAATATGTTGCTGGAGCACCGCTTATTGCAGATTTTTCAGCCAATTTTATGTTCAATAATGCTTTCACTCTTGGTGCATCCTATCGTACAGGAGATTCTGTAAGTGCGATGGCGTCTTTGCAAATTACACCGCAGTTTCTAGTTGCTTATGCGTACGATTATACCACAACAGAACTCCAAACGTATAATAGTGGCACACACGAAATTATGCTTCGATTTGAATTAGTATCACGCAAAAAGGGATTAAAATCTCCTCGATTCTTTTAA
- a CDS encoding ABC transporter ATP-binding protein: MNSLSIKNLSKTYENGTQALADVSLEITNGMFGLLGPNGAGKSTLMRTIAALQEPTFGIIEFNGINILENPMYIRENLGYLPQEFGVYPKISAYRLLDHLAILKGIVNKQERHDQILTLLQQTNLLQHKDKAVHSFSGGMRQRFGIAQALLGNPKIIIVDEPTAGLDPEERNRFNNLLSEIGESIIVLLSTHIVEDVRDLCTKMAIIANGKLILEANPNDAIDTLKDKIWMKAIHKSELQDYQTNFNIISSHLNSGKLNIHVFADQQPDSGFGLISPDLSDVYFSVLAQNQLKK; this comes from the coding sequence ATGAACAGTTTATCAATCAAAAATCTCAGCAAAACGTATGAGAACGGTACTCAGGCTCTGGCCGATGTATCACTGGAAATTACGAACGGAATGTTTGGCTTATTGGGTCCAAACGGTGCCGGAAAGTCTACTTTAATGCGAACTATTGCGGCTTTGCAGGAACCTACTTTTGGAATTATTGAGTTTAACGGAATCAATATTCTGGAAAATCCGATGTATATAAGAGAAAATCTAGGTTATTTGCCTCAGGAATTTGGTGTTTATCCTAAAATTTCGGCTTATCGCTTGTTAGATCATTTGGCAATTTTGAAGGGAATTGTCAATAAACAAGAAAGACACGATCAGATTTTGACTTTATTACAACAAACTAATTTACTTCAGCATAAAGATAAGGCGGTTCACTCCTTTTCTGGTGGAATGCGTCAGCGTTTTGGGATTGCACAGGCTTTGCTCGGAAATCCGAAGATTATTATTGTGGATGAACCTACGGCGGGTCTTGATCCTGAGGAAAGAAACCGTTTTAATAACTTATTAAGCGAAATTGGCGAAAGCATTATTGTACTCCTATCTACTCATATTGTTGAAGATGTTCGGGATTTGTGTACCAAAATGGCAATTATTGCGAACGGAAAATTAATTCTGGAAGCAAATCCTAATGATGCAATTGACACTTTAAAGGATAAAATATGGATGAAAGCCATTCATAAATCTGAATTGCAGGATTATCAGACTAATTTTAATATTATCTCCTCGCATTTGAATTCGGGAAAACTGAATATTCATGTTTTTGCAGATCAACAGCCAGATTCTGGTTTTGGTCTAATTTCTCCGGATTTAAGCGATGTTTATTTTTCTGTTTTAGCTCAAAATCAACTTAAAAAGTAA
- a CDS encoding helix-turn-helix transcriptional regulator, translated as MPIIVNVDVMLARRKMQSKELAEKLEITPANLSILKTGKAKGIRFDTLEAICKILDCQPGDILEYVSE; from the coding sequence ATGCCAATAATTGTAAACGTTGATGTCATGCTTGCGAGACGTAAGATGCAAAGTAAAGAATTGGCTGAAAAACTAGAAATTACGCCCGCCAATTTATCGATACTTAAAACCGGAAAAGCCAAGGGAATCCGGTTTGATACGCTGGAAGCTATTTGTAAAATTCTGGATTGCCAGCCCGGTGATATTTTAGAATACGTAAGCGAATAA